Proteins co-encoded in one Rhopalosiphum maidis isolate BTI-1 chromosome 2, ASM367621v3, whole genome shotgun sequence genomic window:
- the LOC113551468 gene encoding serine/threonine-protein kinase PAK 2 isoform X3, producing MSDDDDKPPAPPVRLTSNSFRVARGDSVPNLDIMRPLPKEPDSDHKKKTSKSRVTGKLKTRGTGSEDKPEISYPTNFEHTMHVGFDAHTGEFTLPYKGMPEAWARLLITSNISKQEQKKNPQAVLDVLNWFDNSSKQSKTSKYMTTATNIVQNSTPPTEVLVRGAHSGGSSSYSGVSSSQPSSSTGSTSPSLTTTPTTDEQTSPPPPVSVRPERTKSVYTKPIEEDEPRSITQEEPKVVSPVPLHRPSQTNGTVPVLDKNKNNTTATSRKKVADNEILEQLKTIVTVGDPNRKYTKMEKIGQGASGTVYTAIETSTGMEVAIKQMNLGQQPKKELIINEILVMRENKHANVVNYLDSYLVQDELWVVMEYLPGGSLTDVVTETCMDEGQIASVCREVLQALQFLHFNQVIHRDIKSDNILLGLDADFGFCAQISPEQSKRTTMVGTPYWMAPEVVTRKQYGPKVDIWSLGIMAIEMIEGEPPYLNENPLRALYLIATNGKPEIKEKEKLSPIFQDFLDQCLEVEVEDRASASELLKHPFLKLSRPLASLTPLIMAAKQAAKGH from the exons atgtcagaTGATGATGACAAGCCACCAGCTCCTCCGGTCCGTCTAACtagtaatag TTTTAGAGTTGCCCGCGGGGATTCGGTACCAAATTTGGATATTATGCGGCCCTTACCTAAAGAACCAGATTCAGACCACAAAAAGAAAACTTCTAAAAGCCGTGTTACTGGTAAACTGAAAACACGAGGTACTGGATCTGAAGATAAACCAGAAATATCTTATCCGACCAATTTTGAACATACCATGCATGTAGGCTTTGATGCCCATACTGGCGAGTTTACT CTGCCATATAAA GGTATGCCAGAAGCATGGGCACGACTTTTAATAACATCCAATATAAGCAAACAAGAACAAAAAAAGAATCCTCAAGCAGTTCTTGATGTTCTGAATTGGTTTGATAACTCCAGTAAACAATCAAAAACTTCCAAATATATGACCACAGCCACaaatattg TACAAAATAGTACTCCTCCTACTGAAGTATTAGTGCGTGGTGCACATAGTGGAGGTAGTTCATCATATTCTGGTGTCAGTAGCAGCCAGCCTTCTTCATCAACAGGTAGCACTAGTCCTTCACTGACCACAACTCCCACAACAGATGAACAAACATCTCCTCCACCACCTGTATCTGTACGTCCTGAACGTACAAAATCTGTGTATACTAAACCAATAGAAGAAGATGAGCCTAGGTCCATCACCCAAGAAGAACCTAAAGTAGTTTCACCGGTTCCACTTCACCGGCCTAGTCAAACAAATGGAACTGTACCAGtattggataaaaataaaaataatactactgCTACTAGCCGTAAAAAAGTTGctgataatgaaatattagaaCAACTTAAAACAATAGTAACAGTTGGTGAtccaaatagaaaatataccaAGATGGAAAAAATTGGACAGGG AGCATCTGGTACAGTGTACACAGCTATTGAAACGTCAACTGGTATGGAAGTGGCTATAAAACAAATGAATTTAGGTCAACAACCAAAGAAAGAGCTTATTATTAATGAGATACTAGTTATGCGAGAAAATAAACATGCAAATGTTGTGAACTATTTAGATAGTTATTTAGTACAAGATGAACTCtgg gttgTAATGGAATATTTACCAGGCGGTAGTTTAACAGATGTTGTCACAGAAACTTGTATGGATGAAGGTCAAATAGCTTCAGTATGCCGAGAAGTACTTCAAGCActtcaatttttacatttcaatCAAGTTATACATAGAGACATCAAGTCTGATAACATTTTACTTGGACTAGATG cTGATTTTGGATTTTGTGCTCAAATTTCACCTGAGCAATCTAAACGTACTACAATGGTTGGTACACCATATTGGATGGCGCCAGAAGTAGTTACACGTAAACAATATGGTCCTAAGGTAGACATATGGTCATTAGGTATAATGGCTATTGAAATGATTGAAGGTGAACCgccatatttaaatgaaaatcctTTAagg gcATTGTATTTAATTGCAACCAATGGAAAACCAGagataaaagaaaaagaaaaattgtcaCCAATATTTCAAGACTTTTTAGATCAGTGCCTTGAAGTTGAGGTTGAAGATCGTGCATCAGCCTCTGAACTTCTAAAA cACCCATTTTTGAAGCTTTCCAGACCTTTAGCCAGTCTAACTCCTTTGATAATGGCAGCTAAACAAGCCGCCAAGGGTCATTGA
- the LOC113551468 gene encoding serine/threonine-protein kinase PAK 2 isoform X1: MSDDDDKPPAPPVRLTSNSFRVARGDSVPNLDIMRPLPKEPDSDHKKKTSKSRVTGKLKTRGTGSEDKPEISYPTNFEHTMHVGFDAHTGEFTLPYKGMPEAWARLLITSNISKQEQKKNPQAVLDVLNWFDNSSKQSKTSKYMTTATNIVQNSTPPTEVLVRGAHSGGSSSYSGVSSSQPSSSTGSTSPSLTTTPTTDEQTSPPPPVSVRPERTKSVYTKPIEEDEPRSITQEEPKVVSPVPLHRPSQTNGTVPVLDKNKNNTTATSRKKVADNEILEQLKTIVTVGDPNRKYTKMEKIGQGASGTVYTAIETSTGMEVAIKQMNLGQQPKKELIINEILVMRENKHANVVNYLDSYLVQDELWVVMEYLPGGSLTDVVTETCMDEGQIASVCREVLQALQFLHFNQVIHRDIKSDNILLGLDGNVKLTDFGFCAQISPEQSKRTTMVGTPYWMAPEVVTRKQYGPKVDIWSLGIMAIEMIEGEPPYLNENPLRALYLIATNGKPEIKEKEKLSPIFQDFLDQCLEVEVEDRASASELLKHPFLKLSRPLASLTPLIMAAKQAAKGH, translated from the exons atgtcagaTGATGATGACAAGCCACCAGCTCCTCCGGTCCGTCTAACtagtaatag TTTTAGAGTTGCCCGCGGGGATTCGGTACCAAATTTGGATATTATGCGGCCCTTACCTAAAGAACCAGATTCAGACCACAAAAAGAAAACTTCTAAAAGCCGTGTTACTGGTAAACTGAAAACACGAGGTACTGGATCTGAAGATAAACCAGAAATATCTTATCCGACCAATTTTGAACATACCATGCATGTAGGCTTTGATGCCCATACTGGCGAGTTTACT CTGCCATATAAA GGTATGCCAGAAGCATGGGCACGACTTTTAATAACATCCAATATAAGCAAACAAGAACAAAAAAAGAATCCTCAAGCAGTTCTTGATGTTCTGAATTGGTTTGATAACTCCAGTAAACAATCAAAAACTTCCAAATATATGACCACAGCCACaaatattg TACAAAATAGTACTCCTCCTACTGAAGTATTAGTGCGTGGTGCACATAGTGGAGGTAGTTCATCATATTCTGGTGTCAGTAGCAGCCAGCCTTCTTCATCAACAGGTAGCACTAGTCCTTCACTGACCACAACTCCCACAACAGATGAACAAACATCTCCTCCACCACCTGTATCTGTACGTCCTGAACGTACAAAATCTGTGTATACTAAACCAATAGAAGAAGATGAGCCTAGGTCCATCACCCAAGAAGAACCTAAAGTAGTTTCACCGGTTCCACTTCACCGGCCTAGTCAAACAAATGGAACTGTACCAGtattggataaaaataaaaataatactactgCTACTAGCCGTAAAAAAGTTGctgataatgaaatattagaaCAACTTAAAACAATAGTAACAGTTGGTGAtccaaatagaaaatataccaAGATGGAAAAAATTGGACAGGG AGCATCTGGTACAGTGTACACAGCTATTGAAACGTCAACTGGTATGGAAGTGGCTATAAAACAAATGAATTTAGGTCAACAACCAAAGAAAGAGCTTATTATTAATGAGATACTAGTTATGCGAGAAAATAAACATGCAAATGTTGTGAACTATTTAGATAGTTATTTAGTACAAGATGAACTCtgg gttgTAATGGAATATTTACCAGGCGGTAGTTTAACAGATGTTGTCACAGAAACTTGTATGGATGAAGGTCAAATAGCTTCAGTATGCCGAGAAGTACTTCAAGCActtcaatttttacatttcaatCAAGTTATACATAGAGACATCAAGTCTGATAACATTTTACTTGGACTAGATGGTAATGTTAAGCtaa cTGATTTTGGATTTTGTGCTCAAATTTCACCTGAGCAATCTAAACGTACTACAATGGTTGGTACACCATATTGGATGGCGCCAGAAGTAGTTACACGTAAACAATATGGTCCTAAGGTAGACATATGGTCATTAGGTATAATGGCTATTGAAATGATTGAAGGTGAACCgccatatttaaatgaaaatcctTTAagg gcATTGTATTTAATTGCAACCAATGGAAAACCAGagataaaagaaaaagaaaaattgtcaCCAATATTTCAAGACTTTTTAGATCAGTGCCTTGAAGTTGAGGTTGAAGATCGTGCATCAGCCTCTGAACTTCTAAAA cACCCATTTTTGAAGCTTTCCAGACCTTTAGCCAGTCTAACTCCTTTGATAATGGCAGCTAAACAAGCCGCCAAGGGTCATTGA
- the LOC113551468 gene encoding serine/threonine-protein kinase PAK 2 isoform X2 yields MSDDDDKPPAPPVRLTSNSFRVARGDSVPNLDIMRPLPKEPDSDHKKKTSKSRVTGKLKTRGTGSEDKPEISYPTNFEHTMHVGFDAHTGEFTGMPEAWARLLITSNISKQEQKKNPQAVLDVLNWFDNSSKQSKTSKYMTTATNIVQNSTPPTEVLVRGAHSGGSSSYSGVSSSQPSSSTGSTSPSLTTTPTTDEQTSPPPPVSVRPERTKSVYTKPIEEDEPRSITQEEPKVVSPVPLHRPSQTNGTVPVLDKNKNNTTATSRKKVADNEILEQLKTIVTVGDPNRKYTKMEKIGQGASGTVYTAIETSTGMEVAIKQMNLGQQPKKELIINEILVMRENKHANVVNYLDSYLVQDELWVVMEYLPGGSLTDVVTETCMDEGQIASVCREVLQALQFLHFNQVIHRDIKSDNILLGLDGNVKLTDFGFCAQISPEQSKRTTMVGTPYWMAPEVVTRKQYGPKVDIWSLGIMAIEMIEGEPPYLNENPLRALYLIATNGKPEIKEKEKLSPIFQDFLDQCLEVEVEDRASASELLKHPFLKLSRPLASLTPLIMAAKQAAKGH; encoded by the exons atgtcagaTGATGATGACAAGCCACCAGCTCCTCCGGTCCGTCTAACtagtaatag TTTTAGAGTTGCCCGCGGGGATTCGGTACCAAATTTGGATATTATGCGGCCCTTACCTAAAGAACCAGATTCAGACCACAAAAAGAAAACTTCTAAAAGCCGTGTTACTGGTAAACTGAAAACACGAGGTACTGGATCTGAAGATAAACCAGAAATATCTTATCCGACCAATTTTGAACATACCATGCATGTAGGCTTTGATGCCCATACTGGCGAGTTTACT GGTATGCCAGAAGCATGGGCACGACTTTTAATAACATCCAATATAAGCAAACAAGAACAAAAAAAGAATCCTCAAGCAGTTCTTGATGTTCTGAATTGGTTTGATAACTCCAGTAAACAATCAAAAACTTCCAAATATATGACCACAGCCACaaatattg TACAAAATAGTACTCCTCCTACTGAAGTATTAGTGCGTGGTGCACATAGTGGAGGTAGTTCATCATATTCTGGTGTCAGTAGCAGCCAGCCTTCTTCATCAACAGGTAGCACTAGTCCTTCACTGACCACAACTCCCACAACAGATGAACAAACATCTCCTCCACCACCTGTATCTGTACGTCCTGAACGTACAAAATCTGTGTATACTAAACCAATAGAAGAAGATGAGCCTAGGTCCATCACCCAAGAAGAACCTAAAGTAGTTTCACCGGTTCCACTTCACCGGCCTAGTCAAACAAATGGAACTGTACCAGtattggataaaaataaaaataatactactgCTACTAGCCGTAAAAAAGTTGctgataatgaaatattagaaCAACTTAAAACAATAGTAACAGTTGGTGAtccaaatagaaaatataccaAGATGGAAAAAATTGGACAGGG AGCATCTGGTACAGTGTACACAGCTATTGAAACGTCAACTGGTATGGAAGTGGCTATAAAACAAATGAATTTAGGTCAACAACCAAAGAAAGAGCTTATTATTAATGAGATACTAGTTATGCGAGAAAATAAACATGCAAATGTTGTGAACTATTTAGATAGTTATTTAGTACAAGATGAACTCtgg gttgTAATGGAATATTTACCAGGCGGTAGTTTAACAGATGTTGTCACAGAAACTTGTATGGATGAAGGTCAAATAGCTTCAGTATGCCGAGAAGTACTTCAAGCActtcaatttttacatttcaatCAAGTTATACATAGAGACATCAAGTCTGATAACATTTTACTTGGACTAGATGGTAATGTTAAGCtaa cTGATTTTGGATTTTGTGCTCAAATTTCACCTGAGCAATCTAAACGTACTACAATGGTTGGTACACCATATTGGATGGCGCCAGAAGTAGTTACACGTAAACAATATGGTCCTAAGGTAGACATATGGTCATTAGGTATAATGGCTATTGAAATGATTGAAGGTGAACCgccatatttaaatgaaaatcctTTAagg gcATTGTATTTAATTGCAACCAATGGAAAACCAGagataaaagaaaaagaaaaattgtcaCCAATATTTCAAGACTTTTTAGATCAGTGCCTTGAAGTTGAGGTTGAAGATCGTGCATCAGCCTCTGAACTTCTAAAA cACCCATTTTTGAAGCTTTCCAGACCTTTAGCCAGTCTAACTCCTTTGATAATGGCAGCTAAACAAGCCGCCAAGGGTCATTGA
- the LOC113555258 gene encoding girdin-like, which produces MSNTVLNILILANNNLCQTCGFHLAKMLNINKSLKNIDLSWNCVGETGAELIMKSLKNNEILLELNIQGNSVSMELSSMIAEQLKQNKSNEINQKEVQVRNLSLLEHVASVDKNYQTQLNILNNQYHNRVDELQSNLQLLQLKNQEQKQELEELKKKSLKDQEDYILISNQIKKIKSEASFNKQSLKSLITKISNEIPNSHMENMNLEDLDKIFYIISKIKKNCDIKVLQEKKECQRLVEALPKLTNELKTLKEEWENFKSSTELNIKDYSDELIAIKKLLLTNMYHRKISNIISNEINKNNLIRQREEIQIYDKQTNVLLLLNTKIKTLHKEKSDLEIKLAEAEIKSVEANETMKVLQNDLILAKDELIKLNKTEIYNIAAQTTSDTLAKEIDILKTNLAEKDNQLRLSKMEIDKININHETELINLEKKFQSEFQAFKEKRKEDLNQSEKMCLMFQKYVAKLKKDNLQYMNNDQ; this is translated from the exons ATGTcaaatacagttttaaatattttaattttggcaAATAATAACTTGTGTCAAACATGTGGTTTTCATTTAgctaaaatgttaaacataaataaaagtttaaagaaTATCG ATTTAAGTTGGAATTGTGTAGGTGAAACGGGAGcagaattaataatgaaatctttaaaaaacaatgaaattcTTTTAGAACTAAATATTCAAGGAAATTCTGTATCTATGGAATTGTCTTCTATGATAg ctgAACAACTAAAACAGAATAaatcaaatgaaataaatcaaaaagaaGTTCAAGTCAGAAACTTAAGTCTCCTTGAACATGTAGCATcagttgataaaaattatcaaacacaATTGAACATTCTTAACAATCAATATCATAACCGTGTcga tgaACTACAATCAAACCTACAACTTctccaattaaaaaatcaagaaCAAAAACAAGAACttgaagaattaaaaaaaaaaagtttaaaagacCAAGaagattatatacttatttcaaACCAAATCAAAAAGATAAAATCAGAAGCatcttttaataaacaaagtttaaaatcacttataacaaaaataagcaATGAAATTCCAAATTCTCATATGGAAAACATGAATTTAGAg gacttagataaaatattttatattatttcaaaaattaaaaaaaactgtgacATTAAAgttttacaagaaaaaaaagaatgcCAACGATTAGTAGAAGCTTTACCAAAATTGACAAATGAACTAAAGACATTAAAAGAAGAAtgggaaaattttaaatcttcaaCAGAACTAAACATAAAAGATTATTCtg acgAACTAATAGCTATTAAAAAGTTACTTCTTACAAATATGTATCAtcgtaaaatttcaaatataattagtaatgaaataaataagaacaatttaattagACAACGAgaagaaatacaaatttatgataaacag acaaatgtattacttttgttaaatacaaagATAAAAACACTACATAAAGAAAAGTCagatttagaaattaaattagcaGAAGCTGAAATAAAGTCTGTTGAAGCTAATGAGACAATGAAAGTACTTCAAAACGATTTGATATTGGCTAAAGATGAAttgataaagttaaataaaacagaaatatataatatagctgcTCAAACAACAAGTGATACATTAGCCAAggaaatagatattttaaaaactaatcttGCTGAAAAAGATAATCAACTAAGACTCTCTAAAATggaaatagataaaattaatatcaatcatgaaactgaattaataaatcttgagaaaaaatttcaatcaGAATTCCAagcatttaaagaaaaaag gaaAGAAGATTTAAACCAAAGTGAGAAGATGTGtttaatgtttcaaaaatatgttgctaaattgaaaaaagatAACTTGCAATACATGAATAATGACCAGTGA
- the LOC113553638 gene encoding TGF-beta-activated kinase 1 and MAP3K7-binding protein 1-like isoform X2, which translates to MPTILEGGPEYNKLIFNYDRSWTDDLPVCKVSGVGYLTRQRYDELGQRRDELESEDISLRCCYDDAGAVWLYGLFNGHNGAETARFARDRIAAEILLGQLPTTEMDQAAKEIIHFLSVEGTYLETIDNKLLQRASLLLQLPEGISHYDAYQQYPQIIEKLKELEEELSCGTGASIAILKNNRLYVANVGESRVLLCKTDKNDVLRVIQPTVDHNLTNLDEVMRLTNLGLKIADGKINGNRTIGNQSSTRCLCNYMIKGAYKDYEELSAASAEPIIAEPHIVGGISIDSSYRFMMIASPGLLKTLEEATGTNQVNKELALLVVEQLRVQSTLTGVAQAVVDHIARIYHDTYEAQDNATGATRPNIMLMIRNFNFAMPNAITEQQHSWNGSYDQDTAINLTETTTSTSTDPSSGSIKAILPYVDFSEFNSNVDKAKAQGTLPSNINFFYE; encoded by the exons atgcccACTATACTTGAAGGCGGTCCTGAAtacaataaacttatatttaattacgatCGTAGTTGGACTGATGATTTACCAGTTTGTAAAGTATCAG GTGTAGGATACTTAACCCGTCAAAGATATGATGAATTAGGTCAACGCAGAGATGAACTGGAATCTGAAGATATTAGTCTTCGATGTTGTTATGATGACGCAGGTGCTGTATGGTTATATGGACTTTTTAATGGCCATAATGGGGCAGAAACAGCTCGGTTTGCTCGAGATCGTATTGCTGCAGAAATTTTATTAGGTCAATTGCCTACTACTGAAATGGACCAAGCTGCTAAAGAAATAATTCA TTTTCTTTCTGTTGAGGGAACTTATCTTGAaactattgataataaattacttcaaAGAGCGAGTCTATTACTTCAACTTCCTGAAGGCATATCACATTATGATGCTTATCAACAATATCctcaaatt atagaaaaattaaaggaACTAGAAGAAGAATTATCGTGTGGTACTGGAGCATCTATagcaatacttaaaaataatcgtttgTATGTTGCAAATGTTGGAGAAAGTCGTGTATTGTTATgtaaaactgataaaaatgaCGTATTGAGAGTGATACAACCAACAGTTGACCATAACTTGACAAATTTAGATGAAGTAATGAGGCTAACAAATCTTGGACTCAAAATAGCTGATGGAAAGATTAATG GTAATAGAACTATTGGAAATCAATCATCAACAAgatgtttatgtaattacATGATAAAAGGTGCTTACAAAGACTATGAAGAACTTAGTGCAGCTTCAGCTGAACCAATTATAGCTGAGCCTCATATTGTTGGGGGTATTTCTATTGATTCATCATACag attTATGATGATTGCTTCTCCGGGTCTCCTGAAAACTTTAGAAGAAGCCACAGGCACCAATCAAGTGAACAAGGAATTAGCATTATTAGTAGTTGAAcaa TTAAGAGTACAGTCTACATTAACTGGCGTTGCTCAAGCTGTTGTAGATCATATAGCTAGAATATATCATGATACTTATGAAGCACAAGATAATGCTACTGGAGCTACACGtccaaatattatgttaatgatacgtaatttcaattttgcaATGCCTAATGCAATTACCGAACAACAACATAGCTGGAATGGCTCATATGATCAag ATACAGCTATTAACTTGACTGAAACTACAACATCAACTTCAACCGATCCATCTAGCGGTTCAATCAAAGCTATATTGCCATATGTTGACTTCAgtgaatttaattcaaatgttGATAAAGCTAAAGCTCAAGGCACTCTTCCTTCAAATATCAACTTTTTCTacgaatag
- the LOC113553638 gene encoding TGF-beta-activated kinase 1 and MAP3K7-binding protein 1-like isoform X1: MPTILEGGPEYNKLIFNYDRSWTDDLPVCKVSGVGYLTRQRYDELGQRRDELESEDISLRCCYDDAGAVWLYGLFNGHNGAETARFARDRIAAEILLGQLPTTEMDQAAKEIIQQSFLSVEGTYLETIDNKLLQRASLLLQLPEGISHYDAYQQYPQIIEKLKELEEELSCGTGASIAILKNNRLYVANVGESRVLLCKTDKNDVLRVIQPTVDHNLTNLDEVMRLTNLGLKIADGKINGNRTIGNQSSTRCLCNYMIKGAYKDYEELSAASAEPIIAEPHIVGGISIDSSYRFMMIASPGLLKTLEEATGTNQVNKELALLVVEQLRVQSTLTGVAQAVVDHIARIYHDTYEAQDNATGATRPNIMLMIRNFNFAMPNAITEQQHSWNGSYDQDTAINLTETTTSTSTDPSSGSIKAILPYVDFSEFNSNVDKAKAQGTLPSNINFFYE; encoded by the exons atgcccACTATACTTGAAGGCGGTCCTGAAtacaataaacttatatttaattacgatCGTAGTTGGACTGATGATTTACCAGTTTGTAAAGTATCAG GTGTAGGATACTTAACCCGTCAAAGATATGATGAATTAGGTCAACGCAGAGATGAACTGGAATCTGAAGATATTAGTCTTCGATGTTGTTATGATGACGCAGGTGCTGTATGGTTATATGGACTTTTTAATGGCCATAATGGGGCAGAAACAGCTCGGTTTGCTCGAGATCGTATTGCTGCAGAAATTTTATTAGGTCAATTGCCTACTACTGAAATGGACCAAGCTGCTAAAGAAATAATTCA acaaAGTTTTCTTTCTGTTGAGGGAACTTATCTTGAaactattgataataaattacttcaaAGAGCGAGTCTATTACTTCAACTTCCTGAAGGCATATCACATTATGATGCTTATCAACAATATCctcaaatt atagaaaaattaaaggaACTAGAAGAAGAATTATCGTGTGGTACTGGAGCATCTATagcaatacttaaaaataatcgtttgTATGTTGCAAATGTTGGAGAAAGTCGTGTATTGTTATgtaaaactgataaaaatgaCGTATTGAGAGTGATACAACCAACAGTTGACCATAACTTGACAAATTTAGATGAAGTAATGAGGCTAACAAATCTTGGACTCAAAATAGCTGATGGAAAGATTAATG GTAATAGAACTATTGGAAATCAATCATCAACAAgatgtttatgtaattacATGATAAAAGGTGCTTACAAAGACTATGAAGAACTTAGTGCAGCTTCAGCTGAACCAATTATAGCTGAGCCTCATATTGTTGGGGGTATTTCTATTGATTCATCATACag attTATGATGATTGCTTCTCCGGGTCTCCTGAAAACTTTAGAAGAAGCCACAGGCACCAATCAAGTGAACAAGGAATTAGCATTATTAGTAGTTGAAcaa TTAAGAGTACAGTCTACATTAACTGGCGTTGCTCAAGCTGTTGTAGATCATATAGCTAGAATATATCATGATACTTATGAAGCACAAGATAATGCTACTGGAGCTACACGtccaaatattatgttaatgatacgtaatttcaattttgcaATGCCTAATGCAATTACCGAACAACAACATAGCTGGAATGGCTCATATGATCAag ATACAGCTATTAACTTGACTGAAACTACAACATCAACTTCAACCGATCCATCTAGCGGTTCAATCAAAGCTATATTGCCATATGTTGACTTCAgtgaatttaattcaaatgttGATAAAGCTAAAGCTCAAGGCACTCTTCCTTCAAATATCAACTTTTTCTacgaatag
- the LOC113553638 gene encoding TGF-beta-activated kinase 1 and MAP3K7-binding protein 1-like isoform X3, giving the protein MIYQFVKYQYVLGVGYLTRQRYDELGQRRDELESEDISLRCCYDDAGAVWLYGLFNGHNGAETARFARDRIAAEILLGQLPTTEMDQAAKEIIQQSFLSVEGTYLETIDNKLLQRASLLLQLPEGISHYDAYQQYPQIIEKLKELEEELSCGTGASIAILKNNRLYVANVGESRVLLCKTDKNDVLRVIQPTVDHNLTNLDEVMRLTNLGLKIADGKINGNRTIGNQSSTRCLCNYMIKGAYKDYEELSAASAEPIIAEPHIVGGISIDSSYRFMMIASPGLLKTLEEATGTNQVNKELALLVVEQLRVQSTLTGVAQAVVDHIARIYHDTYEAQDNATGATRPNIMLMIRNFNFAMPNAITEQQHSWNGSYDQDTAINLTETTTSTSTDPSSGSIKAILPYVDFSEFNSNVDKAKAQGTLPSNINFFYE; this is encoded by the exons ATGATTTACCAGTTTGTAAAGTATCAG TATGTTTTAGGTGTAGGATACTTAACCCGTCAAAGATATGATGAATTAGGTCAACGCAGAGATGAACTGGAATCTGAAGATATTAGTCTTCGATGTTGTTATGATGACGCAGGTGCTGTATGGTTATATGGACTTTTTAATGGCCATAATGGGGCAGAAACAGCTCGGTTTGCTCGAGATCGTATTGCTGCAGAAATTTTATTAGGTCAATTGCCTACTACTGAAATGGACCAAGCTGCTAAAGAAATAATTCA acaaAGTTTTCTTTCTGTTGAGGGAACTTATCTTGAaactattgataataaattacttcaaAGAGCGAGTCTATTACTTCAACTTCCTGAAGGCATATCACATTATGATGCTTATCAACAATATCctcaaatt atagaaaaattaaaggaACTAGAAGAAGAATTATCGTGTGGTACTGGAGCATCTATagcaatacttaaaaataatcgtttgTATGTTGCAAATGTTGGAGAAAGTCGTGTATTGTTATgtaaaactgataaaaatgaCGTATTGAGAGTGATACAACCAACAGTTGACCATAACTTGACAAATTTAGATGAAGTAATGAGGCTAACAAATCTTGGACTCAAAATAGCTGATGGAAAGATTAATG GTAATAGAACTATTGGAAATCAATCATCAACAAgatgtttatgtaattacATGATAAAAGGTGCTTACAAAGACTATGAAGAACTTAGTGCAGCTTCAGCTGAACCAATTATAGCTGAGCCTCATATTGTTGGGGGTATTTCTATTGATTCATCATACag attTATGATGATTGCTTCTCCGGGTCTCCTGAAAACTTTAGAAGAAGCCACAGGCACCAATCAAGTGAACAAGGAATTAGCATTATTAGTAGTTGAAcaa TTAAGAGTACAGTCTACATTAACTGGCGTTGCTCAAGCTGTTGTAGATCATATAGCTAGAATATATCATGATACTTATGAAGCACAAGATAATGCTACTGGAGCTACACGtccaaatattatgttaatgatacgtaatttcaattttgcaATGCCTAATGCAATTACCGAACAACAACATAGCTGGAATGGCTCATATGATCAag ATACAGCTATTAACTTGACTGAAACTACAACATCAACTTCAACCGATCCATCTAGCGGTTCAATCAAAGCTATATTGCCATATGTTGACTTCAgtgaatttaattcaaatgttGATAAAGCTAAAGCTCAAGGCACTCTTCCTTCAAATATCAACTTTTTCTacgaatag